One window of Pogoniulus pusillus isolate bPogPus1 chromosome 9, bPogPus1.pri, whole genome shotgun sequence genomic DNA carries:
- the CXXC4 gene encoding CXXC-type zinc finger protein 4 codes for MNTNVCVESGPNPEAPGLPKDSHLPEGALNSLVDYNSEMERYRSFATFYKTNGGAFPQAAKIARITTPIFPSAAAAAAARIGMSPWNCDTATAAAATAMLWGSSGGGGGAAGGARKPSSAAAASASAAAAAASSLHAGRGGMHHRSDSQRLGKPGCPPAEQPALPMANGNFLSTLSPEHCRPLASECMNKLKCGAAEAEIMNLPERVGTFSAIPALGGLSLPPGVIVMTALHSPAAASAAVTDSAFQIANLADCPQSHASASPASALGAAAGAGGSGGGGGGGGGGGGGGGGGGGGVGGTGGSGAGAGAGNPAKKKRKRCGVCVPCKRLINCGVCSSCRNRKTGHQICKFRKCEELKKKPGTSLEVRGDDFFFPSLPPSLLNPLPPPLQCFLSSFKMQHPFSEASFRL; via the coding sequence ATGAACACCAACGTGTGCGTGGAGAGCGGCCCCAACCCCGAGGCGCCGGGGCTGCCCAAGGACAGCCACCTGCCCGAGGGGGCCCTCAACAGCCTTGTGGATTACAACTCGGAGATGGAGAGGTACCGCTCGTTCGCCACCTTCTACAAGACCAACGGCGGTGCTTTCCCGCAGGCGGCCAAGATTGCCCGTATCACCACCCCCATCTTccccagcgccgccgccgccgcagccgcccgCATCGGCATGTCCCCCTGGAACTGCGACACTGCCacggccgccgccgccaccgccatGCTCTggggcagcagcggcggcggcggcggcgcggcgggCGGCGCGAGGAAGCcctcctccgccgccgccgcctccgcctccgcggccgccgccgccgcctcctcgcTGCACGCCGGCAGGGGCGGCATGCACCACCGGAGCGACTCGCAGCGGCTGGGCAAGCCCGGCTGCCCGCCGGccgagcagccagccctgcccatggccaacGGCAACTTTCTCTCCACCCTCTCCCCCGAGCACTGCCGGCCGCTGGCCAGCGAGTGCATGAACAAGCTCAAGTGCGGCGCCGCCGAAGCCGAGATCATGAACCTCCCCGAGCGCGTCGGCACCTTCTCGGCCATCCCAGCGCTGGGCGGCCTTTCCCTGCCCCCCGGGGTCATCGTAATGACCGCCCTGCACTCCCCCGCCGCGGCGTCGGCCGCCGTCACAGACAGCGCCTTCCAGATCGCCAACCTGGCGGACTGCCCGCAGAGCCACGCCTCGGCATCGCCCGCCTCCGCCCTGGGCGCTGCCGCCGGCGCGGGGGGCAgtggaggcggcggcggcggcggcggcggcggaggtggtggtggcggcggcggcggcgggggggtcGGCGGCACCGGCGGCAGCGGGGCCGGGGCAGGGGCGGGCAATCCCGCCAAGAAGAAGCGGAAACGCTGCGGGGTGTGCGTGCCCTGCAAGCGGCTCATCAACTGTGGAGTCTGCAGCAGTTGCAGGAACCGCAAAACGGGACACCAGATCTGCAAATTTAGGAAATGTGAAGAGCTTAAGAAAAAACCGGGCACTTCGCTAGAGGTCAGAGGAgatgatttctttttccccagcCTCCCGCCGTCCCTCCTCAaccccctgcctccccccctCCAATGCTTCTTGTCTAGCTTCAAGATGCAGCATCCCTTTTCCGAGGCCTCCTTCAGGCTGTGA